One part of the Marmota flaviventris isolate mMarFla1 chromosome 4, mMarFla1.hap1, whole genome shotgun sequence genome encodes these proteins:
- the Depp1 gene encoding protein DEPP1: protein MRSRLLLSVAHLPTIRETSEEILPGGTGQDPPASPSLDDYVRSICQLAQPTSLLDKVIAGSQPSRPHRSARSSEKSHLAASLQDNTASFSGQQSTLPSAGTTDPLDWIFGESQRNETNRRNLLRRTGPSAGHRSAHREANSGKPSGSPRRRLFEARAFGHSLTRPSQDVHQSSNLNTWTSGQPGRATASPCNPRPSSILRSLYLHLPVIHEL from the coding sequence ATGAGGTCCCGCCTTCTACTTTCTGTGGCCCACCTGCCCACAATTCGAGAGACTTCAGAGGAGATCCTGCCGGGGGGAACTGGGCAGGATCCCCCAGCCTCTCCCAGCCTGGATGACTATGTGAGGTCTATTTGTCAACTGGCACAGCCCACCTCTTTGCTTGACAAGGTCATAGCCGGAAGCCAACCCAGCAGACCCCACAGGTCAGCCCGGTCCAGTGAGAAAAGTCACCTTGCAGCATCCCTACAGGACAACACTGCGAGCTTCAGTGGTCAGCAGTCCACACTGCCCTCTGCTGGCACTACTGATCCTCTGGACTGGATCTTTGGGGAGTCTCAGAGAAACGAGACAAATAGGAGGAACCTGCTCAGAAGAACTGGCCCCTCTGCAGGACACAGGAGTGCACACAGAGAGGCCAACAGTGGCAAGCCCAGTGGGTCCCCCAGAAGGAGGCTCTTTGAAGCCAGGGCATTTGGACACTCTCTGACAAGACCATCACAGGATGTGCACCAGAGCTCCAACCTGAATACCTGGACTTCTGGGCAGCCAGGTCGGGCCACAGCCTCCCCCTGCAACCCCCGCCCAAGTAGTATTCTCAGAAGTCTTTACTTGCACCTCCCTGTGATCCATGAACTCTGA